In Raphanus sativus cultivar WK10039 chromosome 5, ASM80110v3, whole genome shotgun sequence, the following proteins share a genomic window:
- the LOC108805164 gene encoding DNA damage-repair/toleration protein DRT100 — protein MKLNVVVSLLLLLASTATCCPPSDHRALLAFRAALHEPYLGIFNSWTGQDCCHNWYGVSCDSLTHRVADINLRGESEDPIFERAHRTGYMTGHISPAICDLTRLSAITIADWKGISGEIPTCITRLPFLRTLDLIGNQISGPIPNDIGRLHRLAVLNVADNRISGSIPKSLTSLSSLMHLDLRNNLISGLIPSDFGRLTMLSRALLSGNRITGRIPESLTKIYRLADVDLSGNQLYGPIPPSLGRMAVLATLNLDGNKFSGEIPQTLMTSSVMNLNLSRNLLQGKIPEGFGPRSYFTVLDLSYNNLKGPIPRSISGASFIGHLDLSHNHLCGRIPVGSPFSHLEAASFMYNDCLCGKPLRACLKN, from the coding sequence ATGAAGCTCAACGTCGTCGTAtcactcctcctcctcctagcCTCAACCGCAACATGTTGTCCGCCTTCAGACCACCGCGCACTCCTGGCTTTCCGAGCAGCACTCCACGAGCCATACCTCGGCATTTTCAACTCATGGACCGGCCAAGACTGCTGCCACAACTGGTACGGCGTCAGCTGCGACTCGCTCACTCACCGAGTCGCCGACATTAACCTCCGCGGCGAGTCAGAAGACCCCATCTTCGAGCGAGCTCACCGAACCGGCTACATGACGGGACACATCTCTCCGGCAATCTGCGACCTCACGCGTCTCTCCGCCATCACAATCGCCGACTGGAAAGGCATCTCCGGCGAGATCCCCACCTGCATCACGCGTCTCCCTTTCCTCCGTACGCTCGACCTCATCGGAAACCAAATCTCCGGCCCGATTCCGAACGACATCGGGAGATTACACCGGTTAGCTGTTTTAAACGTTGCTGATAACCGGATTTCCGGTTCGATTCCAAAATCGTTAACCAGCCTCTCTAGCTTAATGCATTTGGACCTCCGTAACAACTTAATATCCGGTTTAATCCCTTCAGACTTCGGCCGGTTAACAATGCTTAGCCGCGCGTTACTAAGCGGTAACCGGATAACCGGTCGAATTCCCGAATCACTAACCAAGATTTATCGGTTAGCTGACGTGGATCTCTCAGGTAACCAACTTTACGGCCCAATCCCACCGTCTCTAGGCCGTATGGCGGTTCTCGCGACCCTTAACCTCGACGGAAACAAATTCTCCGGTgagattccacaaactctgaTGACGTCATCGGTGATGAACTTGAACTTGAGCAGGAACTTGTTGCAAGGGAAGATTCCGGAAGGGTTCGGACCAAGGTCTTACTTCACTGTGCTTGATTTGTCTTATAACAACCTCAAGGGACCAATACCGAGATCGATCTCCGGTGCGTCGTTTATTGGTCATTTGGATCTTAGCCATAACCATCTCTGCGGTAGGATTCCGGTGGGGTCACCGTTCAGTCACCTTGAAGCGGCGTCGTTTATGTATAACGACTGTCTTTGCGGCAAACCTTTGAGGGCTTGTTTAAAAAACTGA
- the LOC108861283 gene encoding protein ALP1-like isoform X1, giving the protein MDLLEEEELMYHILEDVYGVTDLPPLPRQMLRTNRGGGWRRVQRLMFESDKQCFDIFRMNQGTFMNLCFRLQQNYKLEESCNVYHEESVAMFVEMVAQDLTVRVLAERYQRSVDTVKRKLDEVLSALLKLAADIVKPSIGEFTTPSPVIVNNNKYMPFFEDCIGALDGTHIPVRPPSDNHEAYRGRKGEPTINVLAVCNLNMRFIYAYVGVPGRAHDTKVLTHCAKYEPFFPHPPTGKYYLVDSGYPTRIGYLGPHRKTRYHLDQFSRGGPPTNTRELFNKRHASLRSVIERAFGVWKAKWRILDRKHPKYDVKKWMKIVTATMALHNFIRDSSCEDSDFAYWETVDEYEHHGDQDLEHAPYLPSGDRAMEIRRDAITERIARGSRLPY; this is encoded by the exons ATGGATTTGTTAGAGGAGGAAGAGCTCATGTATCATATACTAGAAGATGTTTATGGAGTTACagatcttcctcctcttcctcgaCAAATGCTCAGAACAAACAGAGGTGGAGGATGGCGCCGTGTTCAGCGCCTCATGTTTGAGAGTGACAAGCAATGTTTTGATATCTTTAGGATGAATCAAGGTACTTTTATGAATCTGTGTTTTAGGCTTCAACAAAACTACAAACTTGAAGAATCATGCAATGTCTATCATGAAGAGAGTGTGGCAATGTTTGTTGAAATGGTTGCACAAGATTTAACAGTTCGAGTTTTGGCTGAGAGATATCAACGTTCAGTGGATACAGTGAAAAGAAAACTAGATGAAGTTCTCTCTGCTCTATTAAAGCTTGCTGCAGACATCGTTAAGCCATCAATAGGAGAGTTTACTACTCCAAGTCCTGTTATAGTAAACAATAATAA GTACATGCCATTTTTTGAAGACTGTATTGGTGCTTTGGACGGAACTCACATACCTGTTCGTCCTCCGTCTGATAATCATGAAGCATACAGAGGCAGGAAAGGAGAGCCGACAATAAATGTTCTTGCTGTATGCAATCTGAACATGCGATTCATCTACGCCTATGTGGGAGTTCCTGGAAGAGCCCATGACACGAAAGTTCTTACACATTGCGCAAAATATGAACCCTTCTTCCCTCATCCACCAACTGGTAAGTACTATCTAGTTGACTCGGGTTACCCAACTAGAATAGGTTATCTAGGTCCGCACCGTAAAACTAGGTATCATCTTGACCAGTTTTCTAGGGGAGGACCACCAACGAACACTAGAGAATTGTTTAACAAGAGGCATGCTAGTTTACGTTCTGTGATTGAGAGAGCATTTGGTGTTTGGAAAGCGAAGTGGAGGATTTTAGATAGAAAACATCCGAAGTATGATGTTAAAAAGTGGATGAAGATTGTGACAGCCACTATGGCACTTCACAATTTTATTCGAGATTCATCATGTGAAGACAGTGATTTCGCTTATTGGGAAACGGTAGATGAGTATGAACATCATGGTGACCAAGATCTTGAGCATGCTCCATACCTTCCATCTGGTGATAGAGCAATGGAGATTCGACGTGATGCAATCACTGAAAGGATAGCAAGAGGAAGTCGACTTCCATATTAA
- the LOC108860652 gene encoding serine/threonine-protein kinase UCNL, with translation MESSTPSPPSSPEILNLDSIRALKILGQGATGTVFLAHDVVSVSSSYSPFAVKLVHKSSASSLRRARWEIEVLRRLSVETNQNPFLPRLLASHESPEFFVWAVPYCSGGDLNVLLRRQNDGVFSSSVIRFYVAEIVCALEHLHSMGIAYRDLKPENILIQQSGHVTLTDFDLSRSLKKPTRPEFFQPDPEFCTDRKKSRSFSRWVLPAKSESKKTRSARVNPITRRKTSFSSGERSNSFVGTDEYLSPEVIRGDGHDFAVDWWALGVLTYEMMYGETPFKGKSKKETFRNVLVKEPELAGKPNDLTDLIRRLLVKDPSKRLGSRRGAAEIKEHPFFAGVRWDLLTEVLRPPFIPLRDDGELTVGGFDIREHLEKLRMTPSSAPPSPFQSPSHVCHNSDPFIDF, from the coding sequence ATGGAGTCATCAACGCCGTCCCCACCTTCATCGCCGGAGATTCTCAACCTCGACTCCATCAGAGCTCTCAAAATCCTCGGTCAAGGCGCCACCGGAACTGTCTTCCTCGCACACGACGTTGTCTCCGTCTCCTCTTCTTACTCTCCCTTCGCCGTCAAGCTTGTCCACAAATCCTCAGCCTCCTCTCTCCGCCGTGCACGGTGGGAAATCGAGGTCCTCCGCCGTCTCTCCGTCGAAACGAACCAAAACCCTTTTCTCCCTCGTCTCTTAGCTTCCCACGAGTCGCCGGAATTTTTCGTATGGGCTGTCCCGTATTGCTCCGGCGGCGATCTCAACGTCCTCCTTCGCCGCCAAAACGACGGCGTTTTCAGCTCCTCTGTTATTAGATTCTACGTGGCGGAGATCGTCTGTGCGCTTGAGCATCTTCATTCCATGGGGATCGCTTACAGAGACTTGAAACCAGAGAACATATTGATTCAGCAATCCGGTCACGTTACACTCACCGACTTCGACCTTTCCCGGAGCCTCAAGAAACCCACCCGACCCGAATTCTTTCAACCCGACCCGGAATTTTGCACGGATCGTAAAAAAAGTCGGAGCTTTTCTCGCTGGGTCTTGCCGGCGAAGTCAGAGAGCAAGAAAACAAGATCCGCTCGGGTCAACCCGATTACCCGCCGGAAAACGAGTTTTTCCTCCGGCGAGCGTTCCAATTCCTTCGTCGGAACCGATGAGTACCTCTCGCCGGAGGTAATTCGCGGCGACGGTCACGACTTCGCCGTCGATTGGTGGGCTCTCGGTGTCTTGACGTACGAGATGATGTACGGAGAGACTCCGTTCAAAGGGAAGAGCAAGAAGGAGACTTTTCGTAATGTGCTGGTCAAAGAACCTGAGTTAGCCGGAAAACCAAATGATCTCACGGATCTTATCCGGCGGTTGCTTGTGAAAGATCCGAGTAAGCGGTTAGGTAGCCGCCGTGGCGCAGCGGAGATAAAGGAGCATCCTTTTTTCGCGGGTGTGAGGTGGGATTTGTTAACGGAAGTTTTACGGCCTCCGTTTATTCCGTTGAGAGATGACGGGGAATTAACGGTTGGTGGGTTTGATATACGGGAACATTTGGAGAAACTGAGGATGACACCGTCATCAGCACCTCCGTCACCGTTTCAATCTCCTTCGCACGTGTGTCATAACAGCGATCCGTTCATTGATTTCTGA
- the LOC108861283 gene encoding uncharacterized protein LOC108861283 isoform X2 has product MASVPGNDTVLWSDEQTRFLLQLRIEEELKGNVKNKVLHETARKTIADKFYDAFGVKHPWIKFRNKFNSCKKQYGAMKRLTHNRTGLGYHPNGSIDMSDDWWDQRCKEWPGARKYREKPVANTDLLEQIFSGVHVSGAEGWSAQQGENELDNMEVQNDDAASEATQTNHPATQTNPPARQTNPEPDAPSSSNGPRVSIGPRPSTVPKPSRKRRAEQTADAMRSSLQSRDEILSQKNHLIESHPDLSCSQLKAMRVLHSLSSIRMWSPLYKAAYKHLREAATNRQTFLSYEDDENKIIYLEEETGESRYA; this is encoded by the exons ATGGCATCTGTCCCTGGAAATGAT ACTGTATTGTGGAGTGATGAACAAACACGGTTTTTGCTTCAACTGAGAATTGAAGAAGAACTGAAAGGCAATGTGAAAAATAAGGTTCTCCATGAAACTGCGAGAAAGACAATTGCAGATAAGTTTTATGATGCATTTGGGGTGAAGCATCCATGGATAAAGTTTAGGAACAAGTTCAACTCTTGCAAGAAGCAATACGGAGCGATGAAGAGGTTGACTCACAACAGAACTGGACTTGGATATCATCCAAATGGCTCAATAGACATGAGTGATGATTGGTGGGACCAGCGTTGTAAG GAATGGCCTGGAGCTAGGAAATACAGAGAGAAACCAGTGGCAAATACAGATCTACTGGAACAGATTTTCAGTGGGGTTCATGTAAGTGGAGCAGAAGGGTGGAGTGCTCAGCAAGGTGAAAATGAGTTAGACAATATGGAGGTACAGAATGATGATGCCGCATCTGAAGCAACACAAACCAATCATCCAGCAACGCAAACAAATCCTCCAGCAAGGCAAACCAATCCTGAACCAGATGCTCCCTCATCCTCTAATGGTCCACGAGTCTCCATTGGTCCACGACCCTCTACTGTCCCAAAGCCTTCTCGGAAAAGGCGTGCAGAACAAACAGCAGATGCTATGAGAAGTAGTCTTCAATCACGTGATGAGATACTCTCTCAAAAGAACCACTTGATAGAAAGCCATCCAGATTTGAGTTGCAGTCAGCTTAAGGCTATGAGAGTCTTGCATTCACTGTCTAGTATCAGAATGTGGTCTCCATTGTACAAAGCTGCTTATAAACATCTCAGGGAAGCTGCTACAAATCGACAGACCTTCCTAAGCTATGAAGATGACGAGAACAAGATTATCTATTTGGAGGAAGAGACTGGTGAAAGCAGATATGCATGA